Part of the Solanum pennellii chromosome 10, SPENNV200 genome is shown below.
caagaaaaaaaaaagagatcaaaAACTTGGTGGTGAACCCTTCTTACAATGTTATCTAATCATATGTAGCATACTTCTATCATTCAACAAGAACCAGACATGCAACTTAGGCTTTTGACCATCTCAGGATCTTCCGGGTTGTATCATAACTGCTAAAGAAATATCTGATACGAAGATAACTATAAATAAAAGACCTTATGTTTTATAACCTCTTCTTGGCATAggaattttttaatttggaaATGATTCAAGAAAGATGCATAAAGATTAGTGAACGAAGAATGGCTAAACTAATGTTAACCTGTTGATCATCATCGTTTTCAGCATGTGCTATGCCAAGTAACCTCCAACCCTCAGCATTTTCAGGGTTCTTCAAGACTTCAGCCTCCAAAGCAAGAACTGCTTCACTTAAGAGACCCTTACGAAACAATTCTTGCCCTTCTTTTAAAGGATTAGGATGACCAACATAAGGGTTCATATCAGAGAACACATAAACTCCCCTCGATGCGTCTGATTGCTGCTTGAGAGCAGCTTGCTCATTCATATACCTATTGGAAAAGAACCAAGCAATAAAGTCAGGGAAATGCATGAACCTTGCATAGcggtaagaaaataaaaagaaacaatgGATATGAATTGGGTTGCCACTTTCTGCCAGGAAAATAcagatttaaaaagaaaaggataaaatgaaagaaatgggCAAAAAAAGGGGAAAGCCTCAGAAAGAGGGAGGTACTAACACGGAAGGGGATAAGGAGGAGGGCATAGAGTTTCCTTTCCCCTTTCAAAACATATTTTCCTTATAAAAAGGGCAAAGCACAAGAGAAGACGGACGTGATTAAATGATGGATGAAAAGCATAAAATCACCAAGAGGAAGATGAACAAAAAAATAGGAGAAATTCTTTCATCACAGGTGATTCATGGTCCTCATTTtggaaaaaatcataatatgcCAAAATTACAGAAATCAGTACTTGGAAAAGTAACACGAATGGAGTGCCAGATAATTCAGATTTTTCTCGAGCATGGCTGAACTTACTCATCATAAGCCTCTGCCCAACCATCAGCAGAGGTTTCACCAAACGCTCCTTCAGCAACTTGACGCCCAAATTCATCTGCCCAATCATCATTTACATTCAGCTTTGAAAATTCACTTACCCACTCATCATTTACAGATCCATGCTGCGCACGTTCAGCAGAAAACTCATTCACCCACCCTTGTGGTCCACGAGAAAGCTGAAAACAACAGATGAAGCGTACAAACATCAATGTGAAAGGACTTGCTGATAACATGTTAAAGGAGATTCAGCAACCACAATCATGTTTCAAACCTCGTACATTAGGTGTTCTCCTCATAGAGTAATAACAACTGCCACACAACTAGTCAACAATTTAACAAGGAAACCTCCAAATAGCTTATACATTATCTCAAAACATTTTAGGTGAGGAAATTCCAGGTTCAACAGATCTAAACGCATTTCATACTCATGACTCATGAGATCCTAGATAAGACATAACCCACAACTTCTGGAATAAGATAAACACATTCAATGCTTTAATCCatacatccaaaaaaaaaaacacatgcaAAGAACTTCTACTTGCCTCCTCATGTGCAAACTGATCAGCCCATGATTGACCTCCATTATGCTTCTGTTCATATTCTGCTGCCCAATCCCCAGAAGAAACTGTAGCAGgcttgaattgattttcttcaaTAGAAATTTCACCACGACTCATCTTGGATACAAATTGGAGAAACTTGGAATTCTACATGAATTATTAAACCAGTCATATACTACTGCAGGTACAAATGCaattaaaaacaaacaaaaatgaaccaatgaacaaaaatatttatctgcTAATATCTCCTCCACTCGATATATTCTACTCAATTTGTTAAACAACCCTCATTACATAGGAAGTATGTCCTTGTGATGGTTCAGGTTAGCAATCAGTTTCTGATTTACTTGATATTTAGTAGTCACCATTTCCTGATACAGGCAGAACGCCACCTGTGTGAGGTAGCTCACATAGCCGATCCTAAGCCTGAAAGGAGGCTTGTAGTCATGAGATATTGCAGAAAAAGCACTTTCAAATTGCTTATAGGTGCTTGTTGTGCAATGAGGCAGGAGAGACAAACAatcatttatttcttcattcctcaccagtgttatcaaaggcgaaAAGCGCAAAAAAGCTCTAGGGTCCGTCGGGGCTTTAAGCGCAAAACGCAAATAAAGCGtggactttaatgaaaaaaggcgcaaagggaggaaaaaatataaatatatatgtttagtccaagactattaattataaacatgaatgacaaatatatgaccaatgagattgaatttttttaattataaagtgaaatatcaattgtttagtgtcAATTCTTCATAAGAGGCTAATTGGCAAGGAAAGGTTTGTCTTAGAACCTTGATGACGACACTGAAGCGCAAATAAAAAGAGGCGAAGCGCTCAATATGTTTTGAGCGAGGCTTTAGGGCTTAAGCGCGCTTAAAGcgcgcctttgataacactgctCCTCACAGTTGTGGTCTTTGTTCCTCAGTTTAACAGAGACCAGTTGGTAAATGCCTGAGCATACGCAGATCAGTTAAGCCGCTGGAAGTAGTGGTGGAGAGTAATCCCCTCAAATATTTGGGGACAATTGGAAAGAAAGGAATGGAAGATGCTGTGAAGACTGGGCCAACACAACTCAGAAGATCAAATGAAACTACAAGCAACTTTCTATTTTTGGTGCAAGAAACATTGTATAGAAGAAGCTGAACAGCATAGATCTTTTAGGCTCACTGTAATTAGTTACTTTTTGCTTAACTTTGGAGATCTCCAGCACAAGGAGGGTTGTAGTAGGCTATCAGCCAGCTAACACAAACTTAGTCAATTTATAGTGAATCCTCACATTACTATAGTAGATACCATTGGAACGTGCTCATCTAGCCACACTTCACATTGGCACCCAGGTGTGATGAAGAATAAGCAAAGTGTTATACGAGGGAGTATGAGCAAGGGTTCCCACATCATGGTCAATTGTAGGAAAAGAAGTTAGTTTCACTGCATCAGCATCCAAGTGTGGTGCAAAATCAGGAAGGGCCCCTACATCATGGACGGGTATGGGTAAATAAGCGGGCTCGGCCTCATCCACGCGGATGTAGTGCAAAATAAGAAAGAGTTCCGCATTGTGGTTGGATGAGGATAAAGGAGCTAGTccaagagagagagagattcaGGTAGGCAGCTGGAGTATTAAGGTATTTTTGCGAGAAAGTCTACAGAAATATTGGATGCCTTAATAAAATGAGAGTCAACATTGTACGCCTACAGAAAAATAAATGGACAAGGCAAAATTCTGTCTAGAGGGAAGAAAGAACACAAATTATGGTATTGTGAGATCAATGAAAATACAGATGTCATGGAACTATTGTAGAACCAGGACATGAGGATAGGATAACCTTATTTAACTCTTGTATGGGAAAATGAGACAATCAATGTTAATAAGTACATATGCTCCACAAATTGGATTAGTTTGTGGAatctaaaactaaaatttgGGAAGATATGGACACCTTCGTTTGGGAATCCAGGCAACCAACATAACTTTTTAGGGGGAGACTAAATGGTCATGTGATAAACGATAGTTAGCGCCTTAACCTAGACCATGAGGGATATGGTTATGGAATAAGAACAATGAAGGAAAAGAGTATCCTAGAGTTCATTCTAGCTTATGATTTTTTAGAAGAATTTTAGCTTATGATTAGTTGTAGCTAACATTATTCTAAAAAAGAAATCATCACCTAATAACTTCTTAAGTATGAGGGTAGTCATAGTAAAATAAACTTTATCCTTATTGGAACATTGATAGAACCACGAGGATTGTAAGCAACCGAGAATTCGGTGGTGGGCGTTGAAGGGAGCTAACCAGCTAGTGTTTCTAGAAAAACTATAGGAGGAGGGAGCATGAGACATAAAGGGGGATGCAGACATCCTATGGAAGAACATGTCAAGTTGCATTAAAAGTAGCAAGTGAAGTGTAGCTTTAGAGGGTAGAAGACATGATGAGGCCCTCTTTTCCATGAATAGTATGATGATCTTTTGATACGTAAAGTTACTTCAAACGTCCCTATTCCATGCACAAGAAGGTGTAGACATATGAAACTTTCAATAAGGCAAAGAAAGATGGAAGGTGGCACATGTCGAAATAACCATGATGAACCTAACAGTTGATCACTTCTGGTACTATACTAACCCTTAACTTGGGGGTGGTCCCAATTGCCCCACAAGCTTTGATAACCGGTCAAAGTACGCACAAAAGAATGACAACATTTATTTAAGCAAACAATAAACACTAATGATAAGCCTTAGCACAAAACCTGAAATTTCGGGTCACTGTTTTGAGCTAAAGTATGGGCCAACATGCGTGTTTGTTCCATTGCTGCTAGATTAGGAATATTTGCACCTCTCATTTGACCAATCATTCCAAGTTGGGATTGCTCCTGCAATAGTTAGAAATTGTACCCATAAAAAAACAGATAACATAGAAAGATGAGAGTAAGATAAAGGGAAATTGGAAAGAGAGGGTAGCAGACATCATGAGTCCCTCTGACATGCATGTGATATAAGCCACGCCTAATTAAAAAGATGAAACACAATTAGCCTTAATGTGTTCTCTGAGCATGCTCCCTGATATTTGAATACGGTATTGTCTGTGCTTCCACCTCTATCCATGATTTTGTGTACGCGTAGGTGAACATCTGTGTTTCTGTATTGCTTCTATATAAGGATGCTTTAGTCTATGACTGCTAAAGAATACAAATGCTATAAACATAATTAGTAAGCTCTCTCTAATCCACCTCCCACCATGTGTCCGTCTACATATAACTGTACTCTCTACTCAGCTCGGGTGCATTTTGTTCAGAAGTTTAATCTGACAGCTTAATAGAACTCGTATCcaaattatatgtattttttcagTAAAGATCCAAATATTCTATGATGAATATAGTTCCACCACGCATGACATTCAGAAAGCTAGATACTTCTCTTTATCTTACATGCTCAAATTCAGATGCCCAGCCATTAGCACCATGTTGTTGTTCAAATGATTGGGCCCAAGCATTGGGGTCAGCATGTCCTACTCGGTTCTGCGCAAATTCATTAATCCATCCATCTGCAACATGAGGCACAGGTTTCATAGCTAATGACTCATTCCAATACTCCTCAAGCTCGGGATATCTTCCAGGCACAGGGCCCCTTGCCCTAACATGATTATCAATTTCTAATGAAGACAATAGAGCATTAACCTGATGAATAAGACAGTTAGTTATACAATAGTTATAGGAAGCAAAATAGATAAACAACAGTGAGCACAGACGCATTTTAGCACATTTGAATAATTGAAGGACCAAAGCAACACAGTACAGTATTACCATTGAAACAACCCTCATTTCTCTCGCTCATCAAACCATAGTATTCTGTCAGTGGAGTTGAAACAACAATTATTGTTATTTCTTGCTCACAAAACACATTCTTCTCAGTCCTCACATCTGTTTGGATTTCCTAGTTACCTTTcaatttccttcattttttgatcaagtaaaagtattttcattcataaacatgGCATAACGATCCTATATAAAAGTTACAGCAAAAAGTAGAGAATGTACAAAAAGATATGATTCTCTACAAACTCCAACGCAATCCTCTATACATCAAGGGACTTTTGTATGAGcaccaaaagaaaataagggaACGAAGTAGAGAACTGCTTCTCAACTGAGAGAAAATCGACTCTACAGCTTCAAAAGCTCTCCATTTCTCTCTCTCAAAACAACCCACATTAGCACAAGTGGAACCATATTCCATGCCCCatcaatttcctttttataGTACAAAAGAGCTGAGACGAGACTTTCTGTAACTGCCATGAGTTCGGAAAGGCCAAGACTTACATATACAAAATCTCACAACTAATaatgaattcttttttttttgtgacaaAGAACTAATAATATATTCTGATGGATGGAAAATACAAATTGCAAACGCCATTATTCACACATCACATCACCAAAGAAAGCTACTTCTTTCTGTTTTGGATATTTACTCTGAACAACCAGACGGAAGAGATGGTTATCATTTATGTCTTCCATCAACTAACCAATGTCTTCTAATACCATACTAGATTTCTAGTTCGAAAAAAGGTAAAATCTGTTACAAAAGACTGGTGAAAACTTTTTCATGGATATCTGAAATAGTTCAGAATTTAAGACTGAATGATAGTACCTCAATGTCAAAATTGAGtagcaatttttttaataaaacaattGAGTAGAATTACATAGCTAGAACCAAACCTGTCCATTTATGAAGTCTTCAGTTTTACCAGCAAAAAAATGTCGGGCCATGATCGTGCTACGGTCCCGTATGCATTGCTTGTCACCTTCTGATAAACCTAATAATGGTAGTGAAGCAGGACGAAACGGAACACCACCATGACCGCTGTTGACAAACGAGTGCAAAAAGCTTGACAATACTTGTTGTGGAGGCCCTAGATTGGGGAAAATGCAATCAAACTCATATGAACATACAACAAAAGTTCATGAAATTAGTTCCTCATATCATACTATTTTCTTCACACATACTGGCAATCACCATCCACATAAACTTATCGATATTCACTAGTTATCAACAATAAAACGAAAGCACCAGGTTGGAAATGTGAAATGCCCACCAGGTACAAGTTCAATCATTTTCTCTGATGTGCCTTTTACCTATATGATTAACGATATCGATATCTATCATGTCCTTTGAAAAGTTGAAGCACAATAAATGAACTTGTATAGGCTTCTCAACAATCAAATATGAGTATCCTCCATCCACGGTATAAttcacacacacatacacatacagGATCCTTCTACTACAGTTTTTCATTGCCATATTGACAAATACACACAACAACCCATTTGCATAGTAGTCGTGTTCAAATTCATAAAAGTAATGATTGAAGAGACTGTTTAGTGTTACCATTCAAATCTGGTTGAAGCCGAGCATGCTCCAAAGGGATGTTTGTCATGTTCTGACTTCCATGAGGAAAAGGAAGTTGAGGCCTTTGTATCTCATCCCAAGCATCAGCAAGCTTATTTTGATCAGCAGAACGGAACCCTTGAAGGAATTGGGAACCCTGAGAAAGTTGTATTACAAATGAGTAATGCACTCAAAGTTGGATCCCTCCACAACCCACAAGCATCTATATACATTAACCTGAATATTAGGCTGAAGTGGATGTTCAAACTCTGATCCTGGAAGCGAGAGAAATGGCTCTTCAACACCCGCAAGGAAGTTGCCATTGGACGATGTACTTACTGATGTAGGGATCTCTTTTAGCCTCTCCTGTAAGAGAGATGAACCATCAATCAGGTTAATGCAAGTCCATAACACATCTACACACAATACACTTTGAACCttaaatgtctttttttttttatgacaagggaaatccgcagccgctaccctttgggtgcgcacaaggtaaaacccccgctcctatgcaatagcttgCAAACCACGTAGGAGAGGTAACCTACACTAGGTAAGTCCGGTGCAACGAGCTCGACCCaaaaggcaaaccccttgctttcactggtaaggggtttcgaacttgagaacTCCAACaatggaagtcccaagcccaAACCACTGGGCGACCCCGAAAAGTAACCTGAAATGTTATTTAAGCACTTTTGTCCTTCTCAGGCTATTTCTGTCAACAAAATTTTTCAGTATAGATACATCTGTGTAACCAATACAATTAACAACTATGCTGATGCTAGTATAGACTAGACGTTACGAGACGCCTATTCCTAGTGTAGAGTAGACATTAAACTCAACTACAGAAAGCTCCGCTGGGATTCACAATTAGCAAGTTAAACTAATTCATCAGCAATTTACTTGAAATGTGCATCAAACAATACATCCATTTCGGTCTGAAAGTGGGATCGATAACCTGCTTGCTTATATATGCTCCAAGATATCATAGTTATCAGTCACTTCCCAGTCAAGAATCATTCAAAAGAGAAACCAAACAATAACCTTATCGAGGTTTACATAGTTGAGTATTTATAGGTACTTCAACCCAAAATAAGTGGTCTTCCTATTAGAATGGACTACACTCAACTACATGAagttatgcacatatacaaaattagcaaatttgaaaaaaaaaatcagcgATTTTTAGGAATTCGGAACAAACAAGCAGCTAGAGGAAACACATGTAAACGAATTTCTTCATGTATGAGATTGTATATCAAATAATCAATCAGTCAACTGCACCTTAAACACAATGATATATATCCATTTcctcttatttaatattaataagctGCTTGCTTATATGCTTCAAAAATATCACAGTTGTAACACTTCCCAATCATAAATTATCCTAAGAGCAATCAAACAATAACTTTATCGATGTTTTCTCAGCTGAGAATCTATATGTGCTTCAACCTATAGAAGAAGTGATGTGCCTATTGAAGTGGACTAAATTCAACTACACAAAGATCAGCACAGATTCACAATTAGCAAATCGAACTAATTAGCCAGCAATTTAAAGGAAATACACAATGTTGGTGTAGTAGTGCTTAAAATCCAACACATAACAAACAAACAGCTAGAAAAGCATTTGTGAATGAAATTCTTAGTGTATGAAactgtatatataaataaatataccgCACCTTAATCTCAATTATATACATCCATTTCACTCTGAATTCAATATTAATAAGTTGCTTGCTTATATGCTTCAAAAATACCACAGCTATAGAAAATAACCTTATCGAGATTTTCTCTATTTGAAAATCTATACATGCTTCACCGACTAAACTCAACTCAATTAGCAAATCTAACTAATTCGTTAGCAATTTAACACCACGTAAGCAaacaagtatatagaagacatGGATGAACAAATTTCTTCATGTATGAGATTATATATCAATCAATCAAGTACAATATAATCTTAATCACAATAACATACATCCATTTCTGTCCAAATTGAGTATTCATAAGCTGCTGTTTCACGAAGGAAGAGAGAATTACGATATACCTGAGTCTTAGATGATGAACCGATGAGTGCGTTAGCGAGAGCACCAAGTggattagaagaagaagaaggttcGCCACAACTAGGAGCACCGGTGACCAAGTCTCTCATCGCCATGACTTTGTTCGAGTTTTCTTCCCTCTTTTGTCAGTATTATATGATATTAAACGAAAAATTGTAGTCGATTGAAGGGAGGAGAGATGGTGCCGGCGGTGAAGAAGACGACGGTCGACGGAGGAGACGGTGAGGTGTAAAACTTGTTGTGTAGTGATTGTGTGGGGCAATATAGGGAAGGGAGTCGTGATTATTTGTGATAGACAGAAATTGGGGTTTGGTCGTTTTTATCGCTATTGGGAAATGTGACCAGCAGGCTAACTCTTTGTTTGGACCGTTTCGTCACAGATTTTTCAAGTAATGTTcggaaaaaaatatagtttttatctatataatttgttattatttaataaatgtttcaaaaactattttttttttaatatttggattaaatttcattaattgaattctttcaaaaattaaaattttatatcaaacttttattatttataaaaaggacaactttcacatatagcaaacataaaattcatattcgtatactatagcaaagtttgcataatgcactccatagcaaacatataatgtataatttgctatacacataaaattgaagcgaagtgtataaaacgaaaaagagaaaGAGGCTTGGacagagaattgtataaaatgaattgtataattataagtgtatagaatgattatatacaatttgaatttgtataaaatgagaaagagagaaagcataagagacttgggcaggaaatatacaattgaatcgaattgtataaaacgagaaagagaaagagaaaaattatatacagtttgaatttgtataaaacgaaaaagagatAAAGgtaaaagaaactgggcaggggagtatttttattgtataattataagtgtataggacgaaaatatatgtatttgcatgtgtatatacaattttctctcgctttatacaaatagaaatacaatttatacatttcgtttctgtttgtataaacgAGAGaagcgagggtggcgagcgagattagggagagtggcgagcgagatctgggagaggggagagagggcaaaaatatatgtatttatacaatttcctcttgctttatacaaatagaaacaaattttatacacttgtatttgtataaaaaatgagtggaagcgagcgagagatgaGCAagagaggagagtggcgagcaagaGTTTGAGGGAGAAAGGTGACTGATAAACAGTTTGCTACgggacacaattaaatcaaagggtggttataacaattaatttgatttattagtttgtcattgtATACAATTTTTCCTTATAAAAACACCCTCTGTAGTAATTGTTTGAtagtattacataattttttacgtgaacattaaaatagtgatgaaatattcaatACGAATATGAAAGTGATTATATGGTTGTTAATGAAAATGCTGAACAATCGGCTCAAGATAACAAAATCATGTGCTTTGTCTACTTTACGATTATGGAACGATGGTACTTGTTGCAGTGACTCCAAACTATTATATTGCTcaagataaatcatatttttttaaaaaagtgaaatatgttTCTCAAATGCTATGGtcaaacacatggtgaaatttcacccaaattttcaccCAACTAATATTTtccaagaatatttaaaaatctatgACCAAACGTTAActcaacatttttcttttgaatatataaaaagattacTAGATATAAGTATGAATATTCACgattttagtaaaaatcaattcaaatcaaatcaagttaatcaaataaaatataaaaatgatttgaatcaTTTTGATAAACTATATACATATGTAAGAAATATAtctgtatatattttttaatatatatatactagaaattatttatgaaagtaaaaACTTCAAAATGGTCACTAGCTTACGAGTAGAAATGGATGTTTGAGTGAAGATCAAATTATTGATCTCATTGGTTTCATTATGTACGTGGGTATATATGGAGCTTTATTATAAAAAGTTGAGTGGTTGAAAGTTCTGTAATGTTAATCGttctaattataaattttttgaataattaattatcaaattaaattgaataattatatgtAACAATCAAACTGATGAATGTATATcgtattttatttgaattttcaaaattaattaaatttattaaattttgatcaaTAACCGACTAGATTCGACTTGCAAATACCGCCACCTATAAATAGCTGTTGTTATTAGGACTTAGAAGAATTCGTTTATATTGCACTCCTCATGTCCTCCAAATCTTAATTctccttcattttattttttaatagaaatcGTGTAATTAATTGAGAAGATATCATTTCATTTGTGACAGTTAAAAGAAATCGTGTTTTAGAATCATGTCGTAAAATCAAAACATTCGTAAATGTTAATAGTCAGTATTTGTGATAAGGTCAACAATCAAGTCATTACGAAAGTGTTTGAACTCCCCGTCAATTATTActcaacaaatatatatgtgaatAGGTAAAAATCTTTGTAAAACTACGAAAGTTTCATGGGTTCCACTCATTAAACCATCACTAAAAATACAATGCTCTTATGGGTCATTTGGTAACTGATTAGGAGAAATGTTATTCATGTAGTAAATTACgcacaaataata
Proteins encoded:
- the LOC107002196 gene encoding peroxisome biogenesis protein 5 is translated as MAMRDLVTGAPSCGEPSSSSNPLGALANALIGSSSKTQERLKEIPTSVSTSSNGNFLAGVEEPFLSLPGSEFEHPLQPNIQGSQFLQGFRSADQNKLADAWDEIQRPQLPFPHGSQNMTNIPLEHARLQPDLNGPPQQVLSSFLHSFVNSGHGGVPFRPASLPLLGLSEGDKQCIRDRSTIMARHFFAGKTEDFINGQVNALLSSLEIDNHVRARGPVPGRYPELEEYWNESLAMKPVPHVADGWINEFAQNRVGHADPNAWAQSFEQQHGANGWASEFEHEQSQLGMIGQMRGANIPNLAAMEQTRMLAHTLAQNSDPKFQNSKFLQFVSKMSRGEISIEENQFKPATVSSGDWAAEYEQKHNGGQSWADQFAHEELSRGPQGWVNEFSAERAQHGSVNDEWVSEFSKLNVNDDWADEFGRQVAEGAFGETSADGWAEAYDEYMNEQAALKQQSDASRGVYVFSDMNPYVGHPNPLKEGQELFRKGLLSEAVLALEAEVLKNPENAEGWRLLGIAHAENDDDQQAIAAMMRAQEADPANLEVLLSLGVSHTNELEQQAALKYLYSWLRHHPKYGSIAPQEQPISFYHADVARLFTDAAQMAPEDADVHIVLGVLYNLSREYDRAIESFKTALELKPRDYSLWNKLGATQANSVQSSDAILAYQQALDIKPNYVRAWANMGISYANQGMYEDSIRYYVRALAMNPKADNAWQYLRISLSCASRNDMLEACDSRNLDVLQKEFPL